In Corylus avellana chromosome ca2, CavTom2PMs-1.0, the following proteins share a genomic window:
- the LOC132170412 gene encoding CBL-interacting serine/threonine-protein kinase 12-like, translating to MENNTNHKPITTKKEAQALLLGRYEVGKLLGHGTFAKVYHARNVKTNEGVAIKVIDKEKILKGGLIAHIKREISILRRVRHPNIVQLFEVMATKSKIFFVMEFVRGGELFNKVAKGRLQEETARKYFQQLISAVGFCHSRGVYHRDLKPENLLLDENGDLKVSDFGLSAVSDQIRQDGLFHTFCGTPAYVAPEVLGRKGYEASKVDIWSCGVILFVLMAGYLPFHDQNIMSMYKKIYKGEFRCPRWFSPSLTRLLSRLLDTNPETRITIPEIMENRWFKKGFKHIKFYIEDDKLCNVVEEEEGEGAEDEDSVSDQSESESESGFETTRSLIRRTGTLPRPASLNAFDIISFSRGFDLSGLFEEGGEEARFVSGEPVSKIISKLEEIAKVVSFTVRKKDCRVSLEGSREGVKGPLTIAAEIFELTPSLVVVEVKKKGGDKGEYEDFCNRELRPGLQNLMLEEATPSFPPPSPGSSYLPSDTE from the coding sequence ATGGAAAACAACACCAACCACAAACCCATCACCACCAAGAAGGAGGCGCAGGCGCTCCTCCTCGGTCGCTACGAGGTGGGGAAGCTCCTTGGCCATGGAACGTTTGCCAAGGTCTACCATGCCCGCAACGTGAAGACCAACGAGGGCGTGGCAATCAAGGTCATCGACAAGGAGAAGATTCTCAAGGGGGGCCTAATTGCCCACATCAAGCGCGAGATCTCCATCCTCCGCCGCGTCCGACACCCGAACATCGTGCAGCTTTTTGAGGTCATGGCCACAAAGTCCAAGATCTTCTTTGTCATGGAGTTTGTCCGCGGTGGGGAGCTCTTCAACAAGGTCGCCAAGGGCCGGCTCCAGGAGGAAACTGCTCGGAAGTACTTTCAGCAGCTGATCTCCGCCGTCGGATTCTGCCACTCGCGTGGCGTCTACCACCGCGACCTCAAGCCTGAGAACCTCTTGCTCGACGAGAACGGCGATCTCAAGGTCTCCGACTTCGGCCTCAGCGCCGTCTCCGACCAGATTCGCCAGGACGGCCTCTTCCACACGTTCTGCGGCACACCGGCTTACGTTGCCCCCGAGGTTCTCGGCCGGAAGGGCTACGAGGCCTCCAAGGTCGACATCTGGTCTTGTGGGGTTATACTCTTCGTTTTGATGGCTGGGTATTTGCCCTTTCACGACCAGAACATCATGTCCATGTACAAGAAGATTTACAAGGGCGAATTTCGGTGCCCGAGATGGTTCTCGCCGTCGCTCACTCGGCTCCTTTCCCGTCTTCTCGATACGAACCCGGAGACCCGGATTACGATCCCGGAGATCATGGAGAACAGGTGGTTCAAAAAAGGGTTCAAACACATCAAGTTTTATATAGAGGATGATAAGCTCTGCAATGTCGTGGAAGAGGAGGAAGGCGAAGGTGCAGAGGATGAAGATTCGGTCTCGGACCAGTCTGAATCGGAATCGGAATCTGGGTTCGAGACGACTCGGAGTCTGATTAGGAGGACGGGCACGTTGCCGAGACCGGCGAGCTTGAACGCGTTCGACATCATCTCGTTCTCGCGCGGGTTCGATCTCTCTGGGTTGTTCGAGGAGGGAGGGGAGGAGGCGAGGTTCGTATCGGGCGAGCCGGTGTCGAAGATCATATCGAAGCTGGAAGAGATAGCGAAGGTGGTGAGCTTCACGGTGAGGAAGAAGGACTGCCGGGTGAGCTTGGAAGGGTCGAGGGAGGGCGTGAAGGGACCCCTAACAATTGCGGCGGAAATATTCGAGTTGACACCGTCGTTGGTCGTAGTGGAGGTGAAGAAGAAAGGAGGGGATAAAGGAGAGTACGAGGACTTCTGTAACAGGGAGTTGAGACCTGGGCTGCAGAATTTGATGCTAGAGGAAGCTACTCCTTCGTTTCCTCCACCTTCACCTGGTTCTTCATACCTACCTTCTGATACTGAGTAG